In Humulus lupulus chromosome 7, drHumLupu1.1, whole genome shotgun sequence, the following are encoded in one genomic region:
- the LOC133791402 gene encoding uncharacterized protein LOC133791402 has translation MGTLYTEMRKRYSERKNIRHSHFQKYYSGNPNDLDSALNAIPDLCSKESWKEIVDLFLSPKFIVRSSQNKKNRKEMKYLSTQGSKSMAAIRNEYDEPDDHAIDAWKDTHIKKSTKTWVSKTCKELHEQMTQEMERQNIQSSRSGSESASSEGSTAKSIQYKVMDKVLGSRSDYQIGVGYKPKGKGKKSASSSTSRSSSQTQSQVPTNVTPEMMGVLAEMWVKMRDKVESGNFQTDSSLHDPRYESLLQQFLPSQQQGSTSNQSPGTSSMPQQPQQNSPNISGAFFDVMIQLAVHLPSEAKLGDPVHTRWMYPVERFLGFLKKLAKNKARLEGSIAEGYVANEALTFCSMYLHGIETRFNRPERAQEENSNSCTEAYQEERSNDIEITYDDTNVEIPLHHENTEMIEINTSNINLEINNSDQILNETNVMESGDDDVGDYETDVEDIDEELQHGECSNTDETDESS, from the exons ATGGGAACTCTGTATACGgagatgcgcaaaagatattcAGAGAGAAAGAATATTAGGCATTCTCATTTCCAAAAATATTATTCTGGAAATCCGAATGATTTGGATAGTGCTCTCAATGCTATTCCTGACTTGTGCTCGAAGGAGAGTTGGAAAGAAATCGTCGATTTGTTTCTGAGCCCAAAGTTTATAGTGCGATCCTCGCAGAACAAGAAAAATAGAAAGGAAATGAAGTATTTGTCGACGCAAGGCTCTAAATCAATGGCAGCGATCCGTAACGAATAT GATGAACCTGATGACCATGCTATTGATGCTTGGAAAGATACTCATATAAAAAAATCTACGAAGACTTGGGTTAGCAAAACTTGCAAAGAACTACAT GAACAAATGACCCAAGAGATGGAGAGACAAAATATTCAAAGTAGTCGGTCAGGTTCTGAATCTGCTTCTAGTGAAGGTTCTACTGctaaatcaatacagtataaggtTATGGATAAAGTTCTTGGCTCGAGGTCTGATTATCAAATAGGAGTGGGATACAAGCctaaaggcaaagggaagaaaTCAGCATCTAGCTCCACAAGTCGAAGTTCAAGCCAAACTCAGTCACAAGTTCCTACTAATGTGACTCCAGAGATGATGGGAGTTTTGGCTGAGATGTGGGTTAAGATGCGTGATAAGGTCGAGTCAGGAAATTTTCAGACTGATTCTTCCCTCCATGACCCACGCTATGAAAGTTTATTGCAGCAGTTCTTACCTTCTCAACAACAAGGTAGTACATCTAATCAAAGCCCGGGGACGTCGTCGATGCCACAGCAACCACAACAAAATTCTCCAAACATATCTGGTG CATTTTTTGATGTCATGATCCAATTAGCAGTTCACTTACCTTCCGAGGCAAAGTTGGGCGATCCTGTACATACACGTTGGATGTATCCAGTTGAAag GTTCTTAGGTTTTTTGAAAAAATTAGCCAAGAATAAAGCACGACTAGAAGGTTCAATTGCTGAAGGATATGTTGCTAATGAGGCTTTAacattttgttcaatgtatcTTCATGGGATTGAAACACGATTTAATCGTCCAGAAC GTGCACAAGAAGAGAATTCTAATAGTTGTACTGAAGCTTACCAAGAAGAGAGATCAAATGATATTGAAATAACATATGATGATACAAATGTTGAAATTCCTCTTCACCATGAAAACACAGAGATGATCGAGATTAACACATCAAATATTAATCTTGAAATAAATAATAGTGATCAAATTTTGAATGAAACTAATGTAATGGAAAGTGGTGATGATGATGTAGGGGATTATGAGACTGATGTAGAGGATATTGATGAGGAATTACAACATGGCGAATGTTCAAATACAGATGAAACTGATGAAAGCTCATAA